In Fusarium oxysporum Fo47 chromosome VII, complete sequence, the following proteins share a genomic window:
- a CDS encoding Alpha/Beta hydrolase protein, which yields MSQTSTPQQELFFKSYNDTSSTTIVLLHGLFSCNLEWDHVIPHLNDYHLIVPDLPKHSQSREIGPWSIKLAADSVAHLIRKHAHGGQAHVVGLSQGGFTTMELIRRHPDLVKSAFVTGSTLFRPWQVWAAERPSLLHYGLKLVMNSGFYTLSVWMKGLKVHTQLKNEIAANNDWNLVNDAYAGLVKWQHDNAKYVADKDKRILVTARDQGDDVEGAKEIAKTFRKEGHEDGNKSAACVIRGAVHAWNLQFPKLFAEGIQAWVEDKPLPEGFVNLLDG from the coding sequence ATGTCGCAAACATCTACACCTCAACAAGAACTATTCTTCAAGTCATATAACGACACCTCCTCAACGACAATTGTCTTGCTCCATGGCCTCTTCAGCTGCAACCTTGAATGGGACCACGTTATTCCCCACCTCAATGACTATCATCTCATCGTTCCTGATCTCCCAAAGCATTCCCAATCGAGGGAGATAGGACCCTGGTCAATTAAACTCGCTGCTGACTCAGTTGCGCATCTCATCCGAAAGCATGCACATGGTGGACAAGCGCACGTTGTTGGCCTTTCGCAGGGCGGCTTCACGACAATGGAACTAATCCGCCGACATCCAGACCTCGTCAAATCAGCATTTGTAACTGGCTCGACCCTGTTCCGCCCATGGCAAGTCTGGGCAGCCGAGCGACCCAGTCTTCTACACTACGGCCTCAAACTCGTGATGAACAGCGGTTTTTACACCCTCAGCGTTTGGATGAAAGGCCTCAAAGTCCATACCCAGCTAAAGAACGAAATTGCTGCCAATAATGACTGGAACTTGGTGAATGACGCTTACGCCGGGCTTGTGAAGTGGCAACATGACAATGCGAAATACGTTGCAGACAAAGACAAACGAATATTAGTAACAGCTAGAGATCAAGGTGACGATGTTGAGGGTGCGAAAGAAATAGCTAAGACTTTTCGAAAGGAGGGGCATGAGGATGGGAACAAGAGTGCTGCTTGTGTCATCAGAGGAGCTGTTCATGCTTGGAATTTACAGTTTCCGAAATTGTTTGCTGAGGGTATTCAAGCTTGGGTTGAGGATAAGCCTCTTCCTGAAGGCTTTGTTAATTTGTTGGATGGGTAA
- a CDS encoding major facilitator superfamily domain-containing protein — protein sequence MQRRTSRGRESGYEMDAETPASTKAAETTLENKGSTPILHNAAASTQADPATEDHDDKYLTGWKLHALSAALWISLFLSTFETTIVSTSLVSITNALNGFILRDWIVTSYLLTYTAKLSDVFGKKTMLLLALLIFTLFSGLCGAANNVVDLIILRAFLVPIRKYAKYMGVMSTVFITASVLGPILGGVISQHSTWRWVFLLNVPGGVIAFIMICFFLPALEESSNLSLLKVLRSKVRRSNWVRIDVLGIVLLLAASVLLVFALEEGGTRYLWSSSVVISTLVIAIVLFVAFGFWEVHVENSPSKHFKLPLQKVKFAGVLEELGLLLLTRKM from the exons ATGCAGCGTCGTACAAGTCGCGGTCGGGAGTCAGGCTATGAAATGGATGCAGAGACCCCTGCGTCCACTAAAGCCGCTGAAACAACGCTTGAAAACAAAGGATCGACGCCAATTCTCCACAACGCGGCGGCCTCCACCCAAGCAGATCCAGCGACGGAGGATCACGACGACAAGTATCTCACAGGCTGGAAGCTTCATGCTTTGAGCGCAGC GCTATGGATCAGCCTATTCTTATCAACGTTTGAAACAACCATCGTCAGTACATCATTGGTCTCAATCACCAATGCCCTCAATGGCTTTATACTGCGCGACTGGATCGTCACGTCTTATTTGTTGACATACACTG CCAAGCTTAGTGACGTCTTCGGAAAGAAGACGATGCTGTTGCTGGCACTATTAATCTTCACACTTTTCTCCGGTCTGTGTGGCGCTGCGAATAATGTTGTTGATCT TATCATCCTTCGTGCATT CTTGGTGCCAATCCGCAAATACGCAAAGTACATGGGCGTAATGTCGACTGTCTTCATCACTGCAAGTGTTCTTGGTCCTATTCTTGGTGGCGTTATCAGCCAGCACTCTACCTGGCGTTGGGTCTTTCTCCTCAA TGTTCCTGGAGGAGTTATCGCCTTCATCATGatttgcttcttcctcccagCATTAGAAGAGTCTTCCAACCTCTCTCTACTAAAAGTCTTGCGGTCCAAAGTCCGACGGTCAAACTGGGTGCGCATTGACGTGCTCGGTATAGTGCTTCTGCTTGCTGCCTCAGTGTTGCTTGTATTTGCGCTGGAAGAAGGAGGCACACGATACTTATGGAGCAGTTCAGTCGTCATATCTACGCTTGTCATCGCAATTGTGCTTTTCGTCGCGTTTGGGTTCTGGGAAGTACACGTCGAAAACTCTCCAAGCAAGCATTTTAAACTACCTCTACAGAAAGTAAAGTTTGCAGGGGTTTTAGAGGAACTAGGCTTGCTCCTTTTAACCCGGAAAAtgtaa